Below is a genomic region from Methanococcus vannielii SB.
GCATACACCCCAAAGCCAAAGACTTCGCTTTATAAGAGAAATAAATTTAAAATTACGTATATCCTGAATCATAATAAATATTTTTAAAAACTATATATAGTTTTCTCTAGTATATAATAAGGTAAACATTTTGAATCGAATGGACATTCATTCTATTCTTTACTTTGAATTAACTAGGAGATAAATGATGGCAAAACCTAAAAAAACTATTCCTGCAAAGCTTTCAGATGAAAGAATTGTAATCTATGATAAAGATGGAATATCTCGACTAAATGAAAAAAGGTATGGGGAACTTCATGAAAACTTTTTATCACTTTCTTATGTTGAAGCCCTTTATTTAGTAGCTAAAGACTGGGTATTAATTAGGGATAAAAAAAATAAAATTCTTTCTTTTGAAGAACTGCATGAAATTGCACATGTAATTGATAAAAAATTATGTATTAGGTATTTGGTGTATAAAGACCTTAGAAATAGGGGATATACGGTAAGAACTGGCTTAAAATATGGTTCTGACTTCAGACTTTATGAAAGAAGCAACATTGATGAAGTACATTCCAAATATCTTGTAAAAGTATTTTCAGAAGAAATACCCTGCGAAATTTCTGAAATTACAGGATTCGTTAGGGTTGCACATTCTGTTAGAAAAGAACTAGTAATTGCTATTGTTGACGCGGATGGAAGCGTTGTTTACTATAATATGGGTTATTTAAAGCTTTAGGTGACAGAATGATAATAACTCCAGAAGGGGAAATAAAGTTGATTACCGATATTTTAGTTAAATATGGCGTTAAAGAAGAACATGCAAAAATTACTGCAGAAATTTACACCGAAGCTGACTTAAAAGGATTCACGTCACACGGAATCGGTAGATTTCCACAAACAATTATTGGAATTGAAACTGGAAATATTAAAATTAATCCCGAAATAAAAATCGAACGTGAAAGTCCTGCAACTGCAACCATAAACGGGGATTTAGCATTAGGATACGTTACCGGACAGTTGGCGATGGAATTGGCGGTAGAAAAGGCAAAAAATGTAGGAATTGGTGCAGTTTCCACGTATAATTCAAATCATTTTGGAATTACGGGCCATTACTCCGAAATAGCCTATAAAAATGGGATGATTGGAATTGCAATAACGAACACTGAACCTGCAATGGCGCCATATGGTGGAAAAGACAAAATTTTGGGGACTAACCCAATAGCAATTGCAATTGCTGGAAAAAAACATAAATACTCGCTTGATATGGCAACAGCTTTGGTTGCAAGGGGTAAAATCTTTGAAGCTAAGAGGTTAGGGAAAAAACTACCTGAAAATTCCGCAGTTGATGTTGATGGAAACATTACTACTGACCCTGAAAAAGCACTTATGGGAAGTATTTTACCATTTGGCGGGATTAAAGGATATGGAATTGCAATGGCGGTAGAAATACTTTCTGCGTTGGGTGGCGGGGAAATTGGAACTAATGTGAAGGGAACTGCAGATGCTAGTGAACGATGTACGAAAGGAGATTTCTTTATTGCAATAAATCCCGAATTTTTTGGAAATAAAGACGAATTTTTGGAAAAAACGGATTTTTTAGTTGACGAAATAAAAAATTCAAGTCGTTCAAAGGGTTTTTCCGAAATATTAATTCCTGGAGACATTGAAAAACGAAATTCTGATGAAAAGATAAATGGTTTTGAACTTGATGAGATATTATACGGTAAATTAAAAAAGATATGTGAAAAAAAAGGCTTAATTATTGAAAAATATTTTAAATAATTAATCTCTAAAATTAGTATCCATTTTAGTATAATTTCTCTTCTTTTTTTAAATAACCCTATTGCAATAAAAAATTAATAATAAAATTATTTAAATGAATTATTTCATATATTAATTATTTAATATAACCTATTACGATTTTTTGATTTTTTTAGAGGGATAATATGAAGGCAGATGCAGTAAAAATAAGCGATGGCGTATACTGGGTTGGAACATATGACTGGGATATAAGGTCATACCACGGTTACACATTAAAGGGAACTACTTATAATGCATATTTAGTATTTGGAACTGAAAAAGTAGCTTTAATTGATAACGTTTACCCCGGAACCTCTGCCCAGATGTGGGGAAGAATTAAAGATGCTTTTGAAAAAGAAGGGCGAAAATATAATATTGATGTAATCGTTCAAAATCACGTTGAAAAAGACCATAGTGGGGCACTCGTTGAAATTACAAAAAAATTTCCAGAATCCAATATTTACTGTACGGAAGTTGCTGTTGAAGGGCTTAAAAAACACTATACTGGCTTAAAAGATGCTCCATTTAAAGTTGTAAAATCCCTTGAAAGTGTGGATTTAGGTGGAAAAACCTTAACATTTTTAGAAGCTCCACTTTTACACTGGCCTGATAGTATGTTTACACTTTATGGTGAAGAAGGAATATTATTTTCAAATGATGCATTTGGTCAGCACCTATGCTACACTAAAAGATTTGATAATGAAATTCCAGAAAATGTTCTTATGGATGCAAACCAGAAATTTTATGCAAATTTGATTACCCCATTGTCAAAACTTGTTTTAAAGAAGTTTGAGCAGGTTATTTCTTTAGGGCTACTTGAAAATATAAAAATGATTGCTCCATCTCATGGGCAGATTTGGACTGACCCTATGAAAGTAATTTCTGCATATCAAGATTTTGCAACTGGAAAATGTAAAAATAAAGCCACAATTGTTTATGATACAATGCACTATTCGACTCAAAAAATGGCTCACGCATTTGCTGAAGGACTTTTATCTGAGGGAATTGATGTTGTAATTTATAATTTACATAACGATGAAAGAAGTGAAATTGTAAAAGATATTCTTGACAGTAAGGCAGTTTTATTTGGAATCCCTACAATTAATGACCAGCCATATCCAAGTATTGGAGATTTAATGTATTACTTAAGAGGTTTAAGGTTTGATAGAACGGGACTTAAGAAGTTGGCAATTACATTTGGATCAATGGGTGGAAGGGGAGGGGCAGTTGAAAAAATTGCATCTGAACTTAATTCTTACGGATTTAATGTATTAGATAATTACGAATTATATTATATTCCTGATGAAAAAGAACTTGAAAACTGTTATAATCTTGGAAAAGACCTTGGAAATAAAATTAAAGATATTTAAATTATTATTTTTTAGAATATCTCCGTATATATCCTTTATTATCTTTTTTTTCTTTTAATATAGAACTTTTAAATAAATCATTTAAAATTCGTTTAAAAATTTCTTCGAACATCGTCACTTTTTAAGATTTTAAAGCGGATTTCGTAAGGTTAAACTAATATTTAAGCCCGATTATATGAATATCTATGAATAAATCGAAGGTGAAGGATATGAAGGCAGATGCAGTAAAAATAAGCGATGGCGTATACTGGGTTGGAACATATGACTGGGATATAAGGTCATACCACGGTTACACATTAAAGGGAACTACTTATAATGCATATTTAGTATTTGGAACTGAAAAAGTAGCTTTAATTGATAACGTTTACCCCGGAACCTCTGCCCAGATGTGGGGAAGAATTAAAGATGCTTTTGAAAAAGAAGGGCGAAAATATAATATTGATGTAATCGTTCAAAATCACGTTGAAAAAGACCATAGTGGGGCACTCGTTGAAATTACAAAAAAATTTCCAGAATCCAATATTTACTGTACGGAAGTTGCTGTTGAAGGGCTTAAAAAACACTATACTGGCTTAAAAGATGCTCCATTTAAAGTTGTAAAATCCCTTGAAAGTGTGGATTTAGGTGGAAAAACCTTAACATTTTTAGAAGCTCCACTTTTACACTGGCCTGATAGTATGTTTACACTTTATGGTGAAGAAGGAATATTATTTTCAAATGATGCATTTGGTCAGCACCTATGCTACACTAAAAGATTTGATAATGAAATTCCAGAAAATGTTCTTATGGATGCAAACCAGAAATTTTATGCAAATTTGATTACCCCATTGTCAAAACTTGTTTTAAAGAAGTTTGAGCAGGTTATTTCTTTAGGGCTACTTGAAAATATAAAAATGATTGCTCCATCTCATGGGCAGATTTGGACTGACCCTATGAAAGTAATTTCTGCATATCAAGATTTTGCAACTGGAAAATGTAAAAATAAAGCCACAATTGTTTATGATACAATGCACTATTCGACTCAAAAAATGGCTCACGCATTTGCTGAAGGACTTTTATCTGAGGGAATTGATGTTGTAATTTATAATTTACATAACGATGAAAGAAGTGAAATTGTAAAAGATATTCTTGACAGTAAGGCAGTTTTATTTGGAATCCCTACAATTAATGACCAGCCATATCCAAGTATTGGAGATTTAATGTATTACTTAAGAGGTTTAAGGTTTGATAGAACGGGACTTAAGAAGTTGGCAATTACATTTGGATCAATGGGTGGTAAAGGGGGCGCTGCAAAACTTATTGGAAAAGACTTAAAAGAATGTGGTTTTGAAGTCCTTGATGATTCCTATGAAGTAATTTATGTTCCAAAAGAAGAAGAGCTTGAAAAATGCTACAATGCTGGAAAAAGGCTAGGTATAAAATTAAATTAAAATATATATTAATTTAATTGAAAATTTAACGCCCATTTTTTAAATTGGCTAAAAATAGAATATATTTTAAAAACTTTTTCTTTTTTAAAGTAATAAAATTTAGGTGAGTATCATGGATTTATTAAACGAGCATAAAATAGGCATTTCAAAAGATACGGTTCTTGAAAAGGAAGTTTCTGCAAATGTTAACGGTGAATGTTTAGAAGTTGGAATTTACCTTGCAATGGCAAGACAAGCACAAAGAGAAGGATTTCCCGAAATTGCAGAAGTTTTAAAGACAATTGCATTTGAAGAAGCCGAACATGCATCAAAATTCGTTGAGATGAATGGTGTAATAAACCATACTTTAAAAGAAAACCTTGAAATGATGCTTAAAGGCGAAATGATGGCAAATAAAGAAAAAAAATCTGCAGCAGATTTAGCTGAAAAAGAGGGAATTGAACATGCCCATGATTTCTTTGAAGAAAGTTCAAGAGATGAAGCACGACATGCTAAAATGTTAAAAGGGATTTTAGAAAGGTATTTTAAATAGTATTTAAATAAAATAATACTTTTCAACCTTTGATAAAAGTTGATGGAAGTAATTTGTTATTTTAATTGTTCAAGTATTATTGCGGGGCATACTTTTTTAATTCCCTTAATTTTTCCTAATTTATTAAATATAATTTCAGAGAGCTCTTTTCCATTTTTTGCCCATATTTCAGTCATTATCATGTGATCCCCTGTTGATGTGAAAACTTTTTTTACCTCTTCAAATGTGCATAGCTCCTGTGCAACCGATAAAAAGTCTTCAGGATTTGTATCAAACCCAGTCTGTGCAACAACCGTATATCCCATTTTTGGAGTATCAACCATTACAGAATATCCTTTTATTACGCCATCCTCTTCCATCTTTTTTACCCTCTTTCTAACTGAACTTTCACTAGTGTTTAATTCTTTTGCAATCTCAGTAAATGGTTTTCTACCATCTTGAATTAAAAAATCTAGTATTTTCATATCTTTTTCATCCATTAAAATCACCGCACGTTTTAAATATTCCTTAATTCGTATTTTATCATTAAAAAACATTTAATATATATACGTTATTCATCAGTTTTGTACCTAATATGAATATATATCATACACTTTTCGGAAAGAACTTTGCAGAAATTACCGAAATGTTTTTAAATAACTTTAAGGATTGTATTATTTAGAAGGGGGAATATTAAACGGTGAAAAGAATGAAATTTATTGCAGAAAACCTGACTAAACTTAGAACAATAAGTCCTCTTGTCCAAAACATTACAAATTACGTTGTAATGAATTCTACCGCAAATACACTTTTAGCACTGGGGGCATCGCCCGTAATGGCGCATGCAAAGGAAGAATTAGAAGAAATGATTGCAATTTCAAGTGCCTTAGTGGTCAATATCGGTACACTTGACGAATACTGGATTCCATCAATGGAAAAAGCAGTGAAAATTGCAAGCGATTTAAAAAAACCAATAATTTTAGACCCTGTTGGAGCAGGAGCTACAAAGTTAAGAACAAATACTGCTTTAAAATTATTAGACATTGGAAACGTTTCTGTTTTAAGGGGAAATTTTGGAGAAATTTCTGCACTTTTAGGGGAGCATGGAAAAACCAAAGGTGTTGACAGTGCAGTTTACGATAATAATGAAGCTTTAAATATTTCAAAAAATGCTTCAAAGGAGTTTAACACTGTTTCAACAGTAACTGGGCCCATAGATTATGTAAGCAATGGAAAAGAAATTTATTCTATTTCAAATGGTCACGAAATGCTTTCAAAGGTAACTGGAACAGGTTGCGCAAGTACTTCAATAATAGGTGCATTTTTAGCAGTTGAAGAACCATTGAAAGCATCTGTTAGTGGACTTGTAACTTACGGAATTTCTGCCGAAATGGCGTTTGAAGAATCATTTTATCCTGGAACTTTTCAAGCAAAATTGTACGACTGGCTTTATAGAATTGATGAAAAGTTGATTTTAGAAAAAGCTAAGGTGAATAGAATTGACATTTAAAAATAAATTAAAATTTTACGTAATAACTGACAGAAAATACTCCTGTGAAGTTTATTCAGTTGAACAGGCTTTAAAAGGAGGAGCTACTGCAGTACAACTTAGAATGAAGTCGTCAAACACTCGTGAAATGGTAGAGGTAGGGCAAAAAATCAGAAAACTAACATTGGAATACGATGCATTGTTTTTTGTAAATGACAGGCTAGATATAGCACAAGCCGTAAAATCAGACGGTATTCATGTTGGAATTGATGACATTTCGATTTCAAAAATTAAAGAAATTGCACCCGAATTAATAATTGGTGCATCTGCATACAATATAAATGAAATGAAGATTGCAGAAAGTGAAGGGGCCGACTATTTAGGTGTTGGCTCAGTTTACCCCACAAATACGAAGTTGGATGCACGATACCTCGGACTAAATGGATTAAAAGAATTATCAAACTGTTCAAATCTTCCTGTTGTTGCGATAGGAGGTATAAACCATGAAAACGTGAAAGAAGTATTGATGTGCGGTGTTTCAGGGGTTGCGGTAGTTTCTGCCATTGTAGGGGCTAATGACATTATTTTTTCAGCTAAAAAAATGAATGAGATAATTAAAAAATATATTTAACTTTTTTTAGAATATATTTAATATTTAATATTTAAAAAATAAATCCTGACGTTTTAGGTGTTATTTTTACATATTTTGACGAATATAGTATGGTTAAAATTAAATATATTTCAATACTACTAGTATTTAGAACTAAAAGTGCCAAAGTATAAAATCAGACGTGGTAAAATGACGGTAGAAATCATCGTTAATAGGGAAAAATGTATTGGATGCCAGAAATGTTATGATAAGTGCCCAAAAGGCCCAAGAATATGGAAAGCTGATGCAGAAGGCAAGTATTACGTATTTGACCTTTCAGATTGCCATAATTGCAAAATATGTGTTGGAGTATGTCCAAAAAATGCAATAAAAGTAAATTTAATAAAAAATCCTAAAAAACCGTCCGAGTTAATAGACGGTTAGTAAACTATTTTTTTAATGATTTTTATATAATATATAATTACGTTTTTTACAAGATAAATAACATAATTTGGTGATACCATCAATCTAACTGCCTTAGGGCCTTTAAACTCTTCAGAAGATCAAAAATATCCATTTGGAATTAATTCCGACAGCGAAATTCTCGATTTATTTGAACCCGCAGTTAAAAAATGGTGGTTAAATAAGTTTGAAAAGTATAAATATATTAATGAAGGTTATTTTACGCCCCCTCAAAGACAGGCAATCCCAAGAGTCCATTTTGGAAGAAATACGCTGATTTGTAGTCCGACAGGTAGTGGAAAAACATTAAGCAGTTTTATTGGAATTATTAACGAACTTTTTAGAATTGAAAAGACACAAGGGCTAAAAAATAGCATATATTGTTTATATATAAGCCCATTAAAGAGCCTTGCAAATGATATTCACTTAAATTTAGAAGAACCGTTAACAGAAATTCAAAAAATTTTAAAAGACGAAGGAAAAGAAATAGGGCGAATAAGGCATTCAATAAGGCATGGCGACACTTCAAATTATGAAAAATCAAGAATGCTTGATAAAACCCCCCATATACTAAATACAACACCTGAAACCCTTGCAATTATTCTAAATTCGCCGAAATTTCGTGAGAAACTAAAAACTATTCAATGGGTAATTATTGATGAAATACACGCACTTTCCGATAGTAAGAGGGGTTCACATTTAAGTTTAAGCCTTGAACGATTGAGGGAGATTACAGAAACTGAATTCTTAAGAATAGGTTGTAGTGCAACCGTAGAACCACTTGAAGAAGTTGCAGATTATCTTGGAGGATATTACGATGATGGAAACAAGCGCCCCGTTGAAATAGTAGACACCAGATTTGTAAGGGGTTACGATTTAAAATTAATGTGTCCTGTTGATGATTTAATAGATAAAAATCCCAATGAAATTTCAGAAAAGCTTTATGGAGCACTTGACAACCTAATTCAAACGCATGAAAGTACATTGATATTTACAAATACTAGAGGAGGGGCTGAAAAAGTATTATATAACCTTAGAAAGCGATACCCTTCAAAATATAATGATGAAAATAGCGGATGTCATCATGGAAGTCTTTCAAAAGAAAAAAGGGTTGAATTGGAAGATAAGTTAAAAACTGGAAGGGTAAAATTTGCAACTACAAGTAGCAGTCTCGAATTAGGAATTGATATGCCCTATATCGACATTGTAATCCAGATTGGGAGTCCAAAAAGTGTCAGAACCATGCTCCAAAGAATCGGGCGTTCAGGACATGGAATAGGTAGGATTGCAAAGGGTAGAATTATTGCACTTGATCGTGATGAGCTTTTAGAGTGTGCCGTAATGTTAAAAAAGGCTACAGAAGGGTTTATTGATAAAATACATATCCCTAAATGCCCAATTGACGTTTTAACCCAGCATGTTTACGGAATTGCGATAAACCAGTATATTGAATTAGAGCAAGTCAAAAAAATTATTAGACGAAGTTACACGTATCACGAAATTAAAGATGGTGATTTTGACGTTCTTTTAAATTATATGACTGCTTCTCACGTTGGAATGGACGAAAGAAAAATATATTCAAAAATATGGTACGACCCAGTAACAAAAATCATAGGAAAGTCGGGACGAACTGCAAGAATAATTTATTACATGAATATAGGAACAATACCTGATGATTTTAGTTGTGACGTTTATTTAAGGGGCACTACCATTTGGATTGGAAAATTAGATGAACAATATCTTGATAGGCTCGAAAAAGGCGATGTTTTTACCCTTGGGGGCGAACATTTAAAGTTCCAATACCGCCGTGGAAGTAAAGTCTATGTTGATAAAACTAGTGAAAAGCCAAATATTCCAAGTTGGTACTCCGAAAGGCTCCCCTTAAGTTATGAACTTGGAAGAAATATCTTATTATTTAAAAAACAGGCCGTATCAAAATATAATGCCGGATTGCTTATGGAGTATTTATCGACTTATCCGCTAGATACCAGTGCATTAAAAAGTCTTTATGGATTATTTGAACAGCAAATTCAGTATAAAGGAAATGAAAGCGTCAGTACATTAAACAAAATGGTTATTGAAGGCCATATATACGATAAAAAAATGCACTACTATTTCCACAGTAACTATGGTAGAAAATTTAATGATGGACTAAGTAGGGCCATTGCATATACTCTAAGTAAAAAATATCGAATAGGTGTCTTAGTAAGTATTTCTGATACTGGATTTTCTTTAGAATTTTCAAAAAATCAGAAAATCGATATTTTAGATGTTGTTAACTCTTTGAATCCTGAAAATATTAGTTATGTCTTAAAACAGGCCCTTAATGGAACAAATCTTTTAAAAAGAATGTTTAGAATAAATGCAACTAGGAGTCTCATGATTTTAAGAAATTACATTGGAAAGAAAAAGTCTGCAAAAAAACAGCAAGTAAATGCCGACCTTTTAATTAATTACGCTAAAAATCTGGATAAGTTTGCACCCCTTGAAGAAACATACCGTGAAATAATTGAAGATAGCCTTGAAATTGACAACTTAAAAGAAGTTTTAAACGAAATTCAAACCGGAAAACTAAAGCTTTCAATAATAAATGTACCAATCCCAACACCAATGAGTTTTGGGATTGCAACTCTTAATGCAAGCGATTCTATTCTAGCGGAAAATAAAAATCAGCTTTTAAAAGATTTTCACCAGATGGTTTTAAAAATGATTGAATATGAAAAAACGGTAAAAAAGTGAGCGATTATGGAAATAAATAACCATTCAATTCAGTTTATGGATAATGCAGTATTTTTAGATGAAACAAAATCTATTGTAATTTCAGATATACATATTGGTATTGAAGAACATTTCAGAAAAAATGGCATATTATTTCCGCTAAATGAAAAAGAAGAGCTATTAAATCGGTTAAAAATTTTAATAAAAACATTTAATCCAAAAAAACTTATAATTTTGGGAGATTTCTTGCACCACTTTCAAAAAGTTCCAACTAAAGTTTATGAAATAGTCAATGAAATGGATAACCTTTTAAAAGGTATTGAAGTTATTTTGATATTGGGAAATCATGATATAATGGCAAAATACGTGTTAAAGGAAAATACAAGATTTAAAATTGTAGAATATTTTTTTGAAAATGGAATTTTATTTGTTCACGGTGACAAAAAATTTCAAAATTCTTTTGAAAACGTTAACCTTTTACTTATGGGTCATGAACATCCGGTTTTAGAAATAAATAAACAACGATTTTCTGCATACCTTGAAATTTCAAAAAAAGACTTTAAAATATTATTAATTCCCGCATTTTCAAATATCGTATCAGGAGTTAAAATTAATGAAATTGAGGGCAATTTCATGTCCCCTTACTTAAAAGATGTTAAAAAAGAAGAAATTTTCCCAATAATTATTGGTGAAGATGTTTTAAAGTTCCCAAATCTCTT
It encodes:
- a CDS encoding metallophosphoesterase, with product MEINNHSIQFMDNAVFLDETKSIVISDIHIGIEEHFRKNGILFPLNEKEELLNRLKILIKTFNPKKLIILGDFLHHFQKVPTKVYEIVNEMDNLLKGIEVILILGNHDIMAKYVLKENTRFKIVEYFFENGILFVHGDKKFQNSFENVNLLLMGHEHPVLEINKQRFSAYLEISKKDFKILLIPAFSNIVSGVKINEIEGNFMSPYLKDVKKEEIFPIIIGEDVLKFPNLFEIEKYI
- a CDS encoding ATP-dependent helicase produces the protein MNSDSEILDLFEPAVKKWWLNKFEKYKYINEGYFTPPQRQAIPRVHFGRNTLICSPTGSGKTLSSFIGIINELFRIEKTQGLKNSIYCLYISPLKSLANDIHLNLEEPLTEIQKILKDEGKEIGRIRHSIRHGDTSNYEKSRMLDKTPHILNTTPETLAIILNSPKFREKLKTIQWVIIDEIHALSDSKRGSHLSLSLERLREITETEFLRIGCSATVEPLEEVADYLGGYYDDGNKRPVEIVDTRFVRGYDLKLMCPVDDLIDKNPNEISEKLYGALDNLIQTHESTLIFTNTRGGAEKVLYNLRKRYPSKYNDENSGCHHGSLSKEKRVELEDKLKTGRVKFATTSSSLELGIDMPYIDIVIQIGSPKSVRTMLQRIGRSGHGIGRIAKGRIIALDRDELLECAVMLKKATEGFIDKIHIPKCPIDVLTQHVYGIAINQYIELEQVKKIIRRSYTYHEIKDGDFDVLLNYMTASHVGMDERKIYSKIWYDPVTKIIGKSGRTARIIYYMNIGTIPDDFSCDVYLRGTTIWIGKLDEQYLDRLEKGDVFTLGGEHLKFQYRRGSKVYVDKTSEKPNIPSWYSERLPLSYELGRNILLFKKQAVSKYNAGLLMEYLSTYPLDTSALKSLYGLFEQQIQYKGNESVSTLNKMVIEGHIYDKKMHYYFHSNYGRKFNDGLSRAIAYTLSKKYRIGVLVSISDTGFSLEFSKNQKIDILDVVNSLNPENISYVLKQALNGTNLLKRMFRINATRSLMILRNYIGKKKSAKKQQVNADLLINYAKNLDKFAPLEETYREIIEDSLEIDNLKEVLNEIQTGKLKLSIINVPIPTPMSFGIATLNASDSILAENKNQLLKDFHQMVLKMIEYEKTVKK
- the thiE gene encoding thiamine phosphate synthase; amino-acid sequence: MTFKNKLKFYVITDRKYSCEVYSVEQALKGGATAVQLRMKSSNTREMVEVGQKIRKLTLEYDALFFVNDRLDIAQAVKSDGIHVGIDDISISKIKEIAPELIIGASAYNINEMKIAESEGADYLGVGSVYPTNTKLDARYLGLNGLKELSNCSNLPVVAIGGINHENVKEVLMCGVSGVAVVSAIVGANDIIFSAKKMNEIIKKYI
- a CDS encoding winged helix-turn-helix transcriptional regulator; translated protein: MDEKDMKILDFLIQDGRKPFTEIAKELNTSESSVRKRVKKMEEDGVIKGYSVMVDTPKMGYTVVAQTGFDTNPEDFLSVAQELCTFEEVKKVFTSTGDHMIMTEIWAKNGKELSEIIFNKLGKIKGIKKVCPAIILEQLK
- a CDS encoding 4Fe-4S binding protein, which produces MTVEIIVNREKCIGCQKCYDKCPKGPRIWKADAEGKYYVFDLSDCHNCKICVGVCPKNAIKVNLIKNPKKPSELIDG
- the comC gene encoding L-sulfolactate dehydrogenase; amino-acid sequence: MIITPEGEIKLITDILVKYGVKEEHAKITAEIYTEADLKGFTSHGIGRFPQTIIGIETGNIKINPEIKIERESPATATINGDLALGYVTGQLAMELAVEKAKNVGIGAVSTYNSNHFGITGHYSEIAYKNGMIGIAITNTEPAMAPYGGKDKILGTNPIAIAIAGKKHKYSLDMATALVARGKIFEAKRLGKKLPENSAVDVDGNITTDPEKALMGSILPFGGIKGYGIAMAVEILSALGGGEIGTNVKGTADASERCTKGDFFIAINPEFFGNKDEFLEKTDFLVDEIKNSSRSKGFSEILIPGDIEKRNSDEKINGFELDEILYGKLKKICEKKGLIIEKYFK
- a CDS encoding FprA family A-type flavoprotein encodes the protein MKADAVKISDGVYWVGTYDWDIRSYHGYTLKGTTYNAYLVFGTEKVALIDNVYPGTSAQMWGRIKDAFEKEGRKYNIDVIVQNHVEKDHSGALVEITKKFPESNIYCTEVAVEGLKKHYTGLKDAPFKVVKSLESVDLGGKTLTFLEAPLLHWPDSMFTLYGEEGILFSNDAFGQHLCYTKRFDNEIPENVLMDANQKFYANLITPLSKLVLKKFEQVISLGLLENIKMIAPSHGQIWTDPMKVISAYQDFATGKCKNKATIVYDTMHYSTQKMAHAFAEGLLSEGIDVVIYNLHNDERSEIVKDILDSKAVLFGIPTINDQPYPSIGDLMYYLRGLRFDRTGLKKLAITFGSMGGKGGAAKLIGKDLKECGFEVLDDSYEVIYVPKEEELEKCYNAGKRLGIKLN
- the thiM gene encoding hydroxyethylthiazole kinase produces the protein MKFIAENLTKLRTISPLVQNITNYVVMNSTANTLLALGASPVMAHAKEELEEMIAISSALVVNIGTLDEYWIPSMEKAVKIASDLKKPIILDPVGAGATKLRTNTALKLLDIGNVSVLRGNFGEISALLGEHGKTKGVDSAVYDNNEALNISKNASKEFNTVSTVTGPIDYVSNGKEIYSISNGHEMLSKVTGTGCASTSIIGAFLAVEEPLKASVSGLVTYGISAEMAFEESFYPGTFQAKLYDWLYRIDEKLILEKAKVNRIDI
- a CDS encoding ferritin-like domain-containing protein, with the protein product MDLLNEHKIGISKDTVLEKEVSANVNGECLEVGIYLAMARQAQREGFPEIAEVLKTIAFEEAEHASKFVEMNGVINHTLKENLEMMLKGEMMANKEKKSAADLAEKEGIEHAHDFFEESSRDEARHAKMLKGILERYFK
- the endA gene encoding tRNA-intron lyase; its protein translation is MMAKPKKTIPAKLSDERIVIYDKDGISRLNEKRYGELHENFLSLSYVEALYLVAKDWVLIRDKKNKILSFEELHEIAHVIDKKLCIRYLVYKDLRNRGYTVRTGLKYGSDFRLYERSNIDEVHSKYLVKVFSEEIPCEISEITGFVRVAHSVRKELVIAIVDADGSVVYYNMGYLKL
- a CDS encoding FprA family A-type flavoprotein, whose product is MKADAVKISDGVYWVGTYDWDIRSYHGYTLKGTTYNAYLVFGTEKVALIDNVYPGTSAQMWGRIKDAFEKEGRKYNIDVIVQNHVEKDHSGALVEITKKFPESNIYCTEVAVEGLKKHYTGLKDAPFKVVKSLESVDLGGKTLTFLEAPLLHWPDSMFTLYGEEGILFSNDAFGQHLCYTKRFDNEIPENVLMDANQKFYANLITPLSKLVLKKFEQVISLGLLENIKMIAPSHGQIWTDPMKVISAYQDFATGKCKNKATIVYDTMHYSTQKMAHAFAEGLLSEGIDVVIYNLHNDERSEIVKDILDSKAVLFGIPTINDQPYPSIGDLMYYLRGLRFDRTGLKKLAITFGSMGGRGGAVEKIASELNSYGFNVLDNYELYYIPDEKELENCYNLGKDLGNKIKDI